From one Humulus lupulus chromosome 8, drHumLupu1.1, whole genome shotgun sequence genomic stretch:
- the LOC133795828 gene encoding glutathione S-transferase T3-like, which produces MSSSRTASYSLEEDMHLCHVYIDISQDPIIGRNQSGNSFWARVESEYHKNGKFSNQPRPRRSLQTRMTTIIGAVAKLRGCINQIQNKNPSGASQEDIKFTSDDNINAPSRFQQDGPNFTSSKSSSHNFDSPTSASTGMSSFDLNINNEEIITNLTERPIGVKKAKAKQLGDDQFNKLMEQSKKLVQVIEKSNTDRNERHKRKTEDKILFTDLDSISNPEFRQYIQSEKRRIYRERARTSEVGEQGE; this is translated from the exons ATGTCTTCTAGTCGCACTGCTTCATACTCACTTGAGGAAGATATGCACTTGTGTCATGTATATATTGACATTTCTCAAGATCCAATCATAGGAAGAAACCAATCAGGTAACAGTTTttgggcaagagttgaatcagaGTACCACAAGAATGGGAAATTTAGTAATCAACCTCGACCAAGAAGATCTTTGCAAACTCGAATGACTACCATTATTGGTGCAGTTGCAAAATTAAGGGGATGCATCAACCAAATCCAAAATAAAAATCCAAGTGGTGCTTCACAAGAAGATATT AAATTTACAAGTGATGACAACATCAATGCACCAAGTAGATTCCAACAAGATGGTCCTAATTTTACTTCGTCCAAATCATCATCTCACAATTTTGATTCTCCGACGTCAGCATCCACCGGTATGAGTTCATTTGATCTTAATATAAATAATGAGGAAATCATTACTAATTTAACTGAAAGACCTATTGGTGTGAAAAAAGCAAAGGCAAAACAATTAGGTGATGATCAATTTAACAAACTAATGGAACAAAGTAAAAAACTCGTTCAAGTTATTGAAAAGAGTAACACAGATAGAAATGAACGTCATAAAAGAAAGACTGAAGATAAAATTTTATTCACGGATTTGGATTCTATATCCAATCCAGAGTTTCGCCAGTACATTCAAAGTGAAAAAAGAAGAATTTACAGAGAAAGAGCACGAACATCTGAAGTTGGAGAACAAGGAGAATGA